The following are from one region of the Actinoplanes sp. L3-i22 genome:
- a CDS encoding TRM11 family methyltransferase — MAEDSMPVTSVWLTCQQPARDQRRGRYVPETSTHPGKMLPAVAAHAISSFTAPGDLVFDPMCGSGTTLVEAMHLGRDAIGIDIEPRFTALAEQNVALASSQGAAGAAKVVNGDATGLLDLVPASAVGQVGLVLTSPPYGRGTHGLVRTDSTGVRKRDHLYGDRERGNLAYAGWSRLLDGFATILAASHQLLRPGGTVVITCRPVRRQRNDLIDLPGELLAVAQSAGLVPVQRCAAMLAAVRDGQIVHRASMFGLMAVRRARAEGVPVHLIAHEDVLVLRRC; from the coding sequence ATGGCTGAGGATTCCATGCCGGTCACCTCGGTCTGGCTGACCTGCCAGCAACCGGCTCGTGACCAGCGCCGGGGCCGCTACGTCCCGGAGACCTCCACCCACCCGGGCAAGATGCTGCCAGCCGTGGCCGCGCACGCGATCAGCTCGTTCACCGCGCCCGGTGACCTGGTGTTCGATCCGATGTGCGGTTCCGGCACCACCCTGGTCGAGGCCATGCACCTGGGCCGCGACGCGATCGGCATCGACATCGAGCCCCGGTTCACCGCGCTGGCCGAGCAGAACGTCGCCCTGGCTTCGTCGCAAGGCGCGGCCGGCGCGGCGAAGGTCGTCAACGGTGACGCCACCGGCCTGCTCGACCTGGTCCCGGCATCCGCGGTCGGTCAGGTGGGACTCGTGCTCACCTCACCTCCGTACGGGCGCGGGACTCACGGTCTCGTCCGGACGGACAGCACCGGGGTGCGCAAGCGGGACCACCTCTATGGGGACCGGGAACGCGGCAATCTCGCGTATGCGGGATGGTCCCGCCTGCTCGACGGGTTCGCGACGATCCTGGCCGCCTCGCATCAACTGCTGCGTCCCGGGGGCACCGTGGTGATCACCTGCCGACCGGTACGCCGCCAGCGGAACGACCTGATCGATCTGCCCGGCGAACTCCTCGCCGTCGCCCAGTCAGCGGGACTGGTCCCGGTACAGCGGTGCGCGGCGATGCTCGCCGCCGTCCGCGACGGCCAGATCGTGCACCGCGCCTCCATGTTCGGGCTCATGGCCGTGCGCCGAGCCCGCGCCGAAGGCGTCCCCGTCCACCTCATCGCACACGAGGATGTCCTCGTCTTGCGCCGCTGCTAG
- a CDS encoding helix-turn-helix transcriptional regulator — protein sequence MQWNLRMRAAQTGIWKSTEMRRRLAEAGLEISAGKMSALWTGTPTSIRLDDLDVICSVLGCTPADLLLCEPEKVAARRPQQTNTASGSSSTLSPQLGRHTSIPPA from the coding sequence ATGCAGTGGAACCTGCGGATGCGCGCGGCGCAGACGGGGATCTGGAAGTCGACCGAGATGCGCCGCCGGCTGGCGGAGGCCGGTCTGGAGATCAGCGCGGGCAAGATGTCAGCGTTGTGGACCGGCACCCCGACCTCGATCCGGCTGGACGATCTGGACGTGATTTGCTCGGTGCTCGGCTGCACCCCGGCCGACCTGCTGCTCTGCGAGCCGGAGAAAGTCGCCGCACGCCGTCCGCAGCAGACCAACACCGCCTCCGGGAGTTCGAGCACGCTGAGCCCGCAGCTGGGGCGGCACACCTCGATCCCGCCGGCATGA
- a CDS encoding pilin, translated as MHTTLTVLSDLAVAAAVQPLAAPKTLPQVIDGITGWIMGIIALVATMYLVIGGLRYMAAGGDPAQVEQAKGNFKSALIGYALAVLAPVVLKVLQGILGG; from the coding sequence ATGCACACCACTCTCACCGTCTTGTCCGATCTCGCCGTGGCGGCTGCCGTACAGCCGCTCGCGGCCCCGAAAACCCTGCCGCAGGTCATCGACGGCATCACCGGCTGGATCATGGGCATCATCGCGCTCGTCGCGACGATGTACCTGGTCATCGGTGGCCTTCGCTACATGGCCGCCGGAGGCGATCCCGCCCAGGTCGAGCAGGCCAAGGGCAACTTCAAGTCCGCGTTGATCGGCTACGCCCTCGCCGTGTTGGCCCCGGTGGTCTTGAAGGTGCTCCAGGGAATTCTGGGCGGCTGA
- a CDS encoding type IV secretory system conjugative DNA transfer family protein, which yields MSTAPTWPIDLAHWVVARTWLGLVAAVLTVAGVFGNDQLLTWRHRRFVTGARWVTIAAPPEVTAEAAAAFWTTLVGVLTPSVWRRRIFGYPHVGWEYTWTGRALAIRVWVPGTVPPGAVEAAVRAAWPAATMTVEDADAPIPARAGEQAGGAHWPQHADVLPLRVEHDADPLRALLSAGAEVWHREYACVQVLARPASARRVRAARQSAASTTGGHPGGRPDPATRAAAGAARLAIEPLLWFLEIFLPGPSRTRIPAHTTAGRAADRDPVAGAEARTVVDKAVRVPHFEIAVRFAVAAQPDRTPPTPERATQIQRRLAGLSHTIASAAAAYTGPNRLRRMKMAHPVATLAGRRLRRGFLATVPELAALAALPQDLAVPGLDRARAKAVPAPVQVPAGGRGVKMLGRSQVGHHKVGLKVTDARQHMHVVGKTGVGKSTLLLNLILGDIKAGRGTVVIDPRGDLITDILDRLPASAADRIVIIDPDQENPACFNPLDDQGDPHLAVDNLVGIFAKIFAGQWGPRMDDTMRVACLTLMRHAKPTLSLVPSLLQDKQFRGRFTHGLDDPDGLGGFWLWYDGINEQFRGQVIAPVLARLRAFLLRDFVRGVIGNAHSSFDMGKILDGGVLLCRLPKGQLGEETSRILGSLIVARVWQAAIARAAIPEDQRRDASLYLDEVQNFLTLPGSVGDMLAEARGYRLGLIMAHQDLAQLPKDIAAAVSANARSKVFFNVDPADARELSRHTKPEVDEHDLAHLDMFTATARLLVGNRELPAFTFITNPPAAPDGDPTAIRLACAAANTPAGEEPPMQQLARTVMKRRMADRDR from the coding sequence GTGAGCACCGCCCCGACCTGGCCCATCGACCTCGCGCACTGGGTTGTCGCCCGGACGTGGCTCGGCCTGGTGGCCGCCGTGCTGACCGTGGCCGGGGTGTTCGGCAACGACCAACTCCTCACCTGGCGGCACCGCCGCTTCGTCACCGGCGCCCGCTGGGTGACGATCGCCGCACCGCCGGAGGTCACCGCCGAGGCCGCCGCCGCGTTCTGGACCACCCTCGTCGGCGTGCTCACCCCATCGGTGTGGCGGCGCAGGATCTTCGGCTACCCGCACGTCGGCTGGGAGTACACCTGGACCGGCCGCGCCCTGGCCATCCGAGTCTGGGTGCCCGGCACCGTGCCGCCCGGCGCAGTAGAAGCGGCTGTCCGCGCGGCGTGGCCCGCCGCGACCATGACAGTCGAGGACGCGGACGCACCGATCCCGGCGAGGGCAGGCGAGCAGGCGGGCGGGGCACACTGGCCGCAGCACGCCGACGTGCTGCCGCTGCGCGTCGAGCACGACGCGGACCCGTTGCGGGCGCTGCTGTCGGCCGGGGCCGAGGTCTGGCACCGCGAGTACGCGTGCGTGCAAGTCCTGGCCCGGCCCGCGTCCGCCCGCCGGGTGCGGGCGGCCCGCCAGTCGGCAGCCAGCACCACCGGCGGCCACCCGGGCGGGCGGCCCGATCCGGCGACCCGCGCCGCCGCTGGCGCGGCCCGGCTGGCGATCGAGCCGCTGCTCTGGTTCCTCGAGATATTCCTTCCTGGCCCGTCCCGGACCCGCATCCCAGCGCACACCACGGCCGGGCGGGCGGCCGACAGAGATCCCGTGGCCGGGGCCGAGGCCCGCACGGTGGTGGACAAGGCCGTACGGGTACCGCACTTCGAGATCGCGGTCCGGTTCGCCGTCGCCGCCCAGCCGGACCGAACGCCGCCCACACCGGAACGGGCCACGCAGATCCAGCGACGGCTTGCCGGGCTGAGCCACACGATCGCCTCGGCCGCCGCCGCGTACACCGGCCCGAACCGGCTGCGCCGGATGAAGATGGCGCACCCGGTCGCCACCCTCGCCGGACGGCGGCTGCGGCGCGGCTTCCTGGCCACGGTGCCGGAGCTCGCGGCCCTCGCCGCGCTCCCGCAGGACCTGGCGGTGCCGGGCCTGGACCGGGCTCGGGCCAAGGCCGTGCCGGCCCCGGTGCAGGTGCCCGCCGGCGGCCGCGGCGTGAAGATGCTGGGCCGCTCGCAGGTCGGGCACCACAAAGTCGGGCTCAAGGTCACCGACGCGCGGCAGCACATGCACGTGGTCGGCAAGACTGGCGTCGGCAAATCGACGCTGCTGCTGAACCTGATCCTCGGCGACATCAAGGCCGGTCGCGGGACGGTGGTCATCGACCCGCGCGGGGACCTGATCACCGACATCCTCGACCGGCTCCCCGCCTCGGCCGCCGACCGGATCGTCATCATCGACCCTGACCAGGAGAACCCGGCGTGTTTCAACCCCCTCGATGACCAGGGCGATCCCCACCTGGCGGTGGACAACCTGGTCGGGATCTTCGCGAAGATCTTCGCCGGGCAGTGGGGGCCACGCATGGACGACACCATGCGCGTCGCCTGTCTGACGTTGATGCGGCACGCGAAACCCACCCTGAGCCTGGTCCCGTCGTTGCTACAGGACAAACAGTTCAGGGGCCGGTTCACCCACGGCCTCGACGATCCGGACGGGCTCGGCGGGTTCTGGCTCTGGTACGACGGCATCAACGAACAGTTCCGCGGCCAGGTGATCGCACCGGTCCTCGCCAGGTTGAGGGCGTTCCTGCTCAGGGACTTCGTCAGAGGCGTGATCGGCAACGCCCACAGCTCGTTCGACATGGGCAAGATCCTCGATGGCGGAGTGCTGCTGTGCCGGCTACCCAAAGGCCAGCTCGGCGAGGAAACCAGCCGGATCCTGGGCTCGCTGATCGTCGCTCGAGTCTGGCAGGCCGCCATCGCCCGCGCCGCCATCCCTGAGGACCAGCGCCGAGACGCCAGCCTCTACCTCGATGAGGTGCAGAACTTCCTCACGCTGCCCGGCAGCGTCGGGGACATGCTGGCCGAAGCACGTGGGTACCGGCTCGGCCTGATCATGGCTCACCAGGACCTTGCCCAGCTCCCGAAGGACATCGCCGCGGCCGTGTCGGCGAACGCCCGGTCGAAGGTGTTCTTCAACGTCGACCCGGCCGACGCGCGGGAACTGTCGCGGCACACCAAACCCGAGGTGGACGAGCACGACCTCGCCCACCTCGACATGTTCACCGCCACCGCGCGGCTGCTGGTCGGCAACCGTGAGCTTCCCGCGTTCACGTTCATCACCAACCCGCCCGCCGCACCGGACGGAGACCCGACCGCGATCCGGCTGGCGTGCGCCGCCGCGAACACTCCCGCCGGGGAGGAACCGCCGATGCAGCAGCTCGCCCGCACGGTGATGAAGCGGCGGATGGCCGACCGCGACCGCTGA
- a CDS encoding tyrosine-type recombinase/integrase yields the protein MGLAVVRSLGAPRRLSSQTEAEDFEQELVDQYLLAAVGVGSVDSTVASDRSVLFEFIRFLGRPVWTARPSDADRFLAAARRSGLARLTVQHKAWALAHFFDFLVVRYQGDIHRLTDVVVEQVIDEFNRPAQADYGSARVPPSADEVETLFAAWRLWLPQARKFLPAARDYLAASLWRRIGLRINESCMLDIRDWRRDLGEYGCVGIRFGKGSRGRGVKTRLVPAINSVRELLDWWMVEVRHQFGPDYTNPDAPLLPAERSPDPLTGCCPRAGKQTLRDGLAAAVQRGLPSWNGRLTPHVLRHFCASSLYANGLDVKAIQEVLGHSWLSTTTRYIHVPVEHVTQAWNASNARTAARLGPLEG from the coding sequence ATGGGCCTGGCGGTGGTGCGGTCGCTCGGCGCGCCGCGGCGTCTGTCGTCCCAGACCGAGGCCGAGGATTTCGAGCAGGAGTTGGTGGATCAGTACTTGCTCGCGGCGGTGGGTGTCGGGTCGGTGGACAGCACAGTGGCGTCGGACCGGTCGGTGTTGTTCGAGTTCATCCGGTTTCTGGGGCGTCCGGTGTGGACGGCTCGGCCGAGTGACGCGGACCGGTTCCTGGCTGCGGCGCGCCGGTCGGGGCTGGCCCGGTTGACGGTGCAGCACAAGGCGTGGGCGTTGGCGCATTTCTTCGATTTCCTTGTCGTTCGGTATCAGGGCGACATCCACCGGTTGACGGATGTCGTGGTCGAGCAGGTGATCGACGAGTTCAACCGGCCGGCGCAGGCCGATTACGGCTCGGCCCGGGTACCGCCGTCGGCGGACGAGGTCGAGACGTTGTTCGCGGCGTGGCGGTTGTGGCTGCCGCAGGCGCGCAAGTTCCTGCCTGCGGCACGCGACTATCTGGCGGCCTCGTTGTGGCGGCGGATCGGGTTGCGCATCAACGAGAGCTGCATGCTGGACATCCGGGACTGGCGCCGGGATCTGGGCGAGTACGGCTGTGTGGGTATCCGCTTCGGCAAGGGCAGCCGTGGGCGCGGGGTGAAGACGCGGCTGGTCCCGGCCATCAACTCGGTCCGCGAGTTGCTGGACTGGTGGATGGTCGAGGTCCGGCATCAGTTCGGACCGGACTACACCAACCCAGATGCGCCGCTGCTACCGGCCGAGCGCAGCCCAGATCCGTTGACCGGCTGCTGCCCGCGGGCAGGCAAGCAGACGCTGCGCGACGGCCTGGCCGCTGCGGTGCAGCGTGGCCTGCCGTCCTGGAACGGCCGGTTGACGCCGCACGTGCTGCGGCATTTTTGCGCGTCGTCGTTGTACGCCAACGGTTTGGATGTGAAGGCGATCCAGGAGGTCCTGGGCCACTCGTGGTTGTCGACGACGACCCGGTACATCCACGTTCCGGTCGAGCACGTGACCCAGGCGTGGAACGCCAGTAACGCCCGGACCGCTGCCCGGCTGGGACCGCTTGAGGGGTGA
- a CDS encoding PrgI family protein: MTGEDTTPRAAVPANVNDPDRIAFGLTFRQLAIIGGPGLAGLGCYRAFGPLLPPVVWIVAGMILFAVTVVVALGRRDGLPLDVWLRHGVALSRSPRTVTPGQPRASSVAVVAGQPKIPAPLRSPITSISPAGVLTSEGSSKRLIACGTTNIHLRTGSEQAALLEGFGRFLNSLTGPAQLLVTAQRHDLSVYAQATADFAPRLPHPALQTAADDYAAFLLDLDAERDPLRRQVLAVITGEHGADAAVRALSGLGVEAVALDGPAVASALAHAVDPFNPPVPGPRAVPGTPITVRSTP, encoded by the coding sequence ATGACCGGCGAGGACACCACGCCCCGCGCAGCGGTTCCGGCCAACGTCAACGACCCCGACCGGATTGCGTTCGGGCTCACCTTCCGTCAGCTCGCCATCATCGGCGGACCCGGCTTGGCCGGGCTCGGGTGCTACCGCGCCTTCGGCCCGCTGCTGCCACCGGTGGTCTGGATCGTCGCCGGGATGATCCTGTTCGCCGTCACGGTCGTGGTCGCTCTGGGCCGCCGTGACGGCCTGCCGCTGGACGTGTGGCTGCGCCACGGCGTCGCCCTGTCCCGCAGCCCGCGCACCGTGACTCCGGGTCAGCCGCGCGCCAGCTCGGTGGCGGTCGTGGCCGGCCAGCCGAAGATTCCGGCGCCGCTGCGCTCGCCGATCACGAGCATCAGCCCGGCCGGAGTCCTCACCAGCGAGGGCAGCAGCAAACGGCTGATCGCGTGCGGCACCACGAACATTCACCTGCGCACCGGCAGCGAGCAGGCCGCGTTGCTGGAGGGGTTCGGCCGGTTCCTCAACTCGCTGACCGGCCCGGCGCAACTGCTCGTCACGGCACAACGGCATGACCTGAGCGTGTACGCGCAGGCGACCGCCGACTTCGCGCCGCGCCTGCCGCACCCGGCGTTGCAGACCGCCGCCGACGACTACGCGGCGTTTCTGCTCGATCTCGACGCCGAGCGTGATCCGCTGCGCCGCCAGGTCCTCGCGGTCATCACCGGCGAACACGGAGCCGACGCCGCGGTGCGTGCCTTGTCCGGCCTTGGTGTCGAAGCCGTCGCGTTGGACGGGCCGGCCGTTGCCTCGGCTCTGGCCCACGCCGTCGACCCTTTCAACCCTCCGGTGCCCGGCCCGCGTGCGGTGCCCGGCACCCCCATCACTGTGCGGAGCACCCCGTGA
- a CDS encoding VirB4 family type IV secretion system protein: MPSPAALSITPAHVKVGDGYATTVVVCGYPAEVGPAWLDPLLSYPGRVDVAIHITPVAPQLAAPMLKRQRARLESSRRLDANQGRLGDPMTDAAASDAADLAERVARGAAKLFETGIYVTIHARDLDELRTITAGVKSAAASVLLDLQPATFRHQQGWIATLPVGVDSLRMRRILDTTALAAAFPLASADLAAPAPGVVAAPDGVLYGLNTTSNGVVLWNRWAQDNHNSVVLARSGAGKSYFVKLEVLRNLYQGTAVSVIDPEDEYTPLTEHVGGTVVQLGAPSVRVNPLDLPADDRPDTLTRRGLFLHTLISVMLGATPPPAERAALDRAITATYARAGINADPGTWRRPAPLLRDLAATLADDDDPAAAQLTARLAPWTVGNFSSLFAGPTTAAPGAHLVVWSLRHLSDELRTVGTLLALDAIWSSIDAPTTSARRRLVVVDEAWLLMRDAEGARFLFRMSKAARKRLAGLCVITQDAADVLSTDLGLAVVSNAATQVLMRQSTQSIDAVTEAFGLTAGEARMLLAASRGEGLLVAGRSRIPFRSVGSATEHQIAVDALEFESTFRDSATNSGGDGPYRG; encoded by the coding sequence ATGCCCTCCCCGGCCGCGCTGTCGATCACCCCGGCGCACGTGAAGGTCGGCGACGGCTACGCCACGACGGTCGTCGTGTGCGGCTACCCGGCCGAGGTCGGCCCGGCCTGGCTCGACCCGCTGCTGTCCTACCCCGGCCGCGTCGACGTCGCCATCCACATCACCCCGGTCGCGCCGCAACTGGCCGCGCCGATGCTCAAACGCCAGCGGGCCCGGCTCGAATCGTCCCGCCGTCTGGACGCCAACCAGGGCCGCCTCGGCGACCCGATGACCGACGCGGCAGCATCCGACGCAGCCGACCTGGCCGAACGGGTGGCCAGGGGCGCGGCGAAGCTGTTCGAGACCGGCATCTACGTCACCATCCACGCCCGCGACCTCGACGAACTGCGCACGATCACGGCCGGGGTGAAGTCGGCCGCCGCCAGCGTATTGCTGGATCTGCAACCGGCCACGTTCCGCCACCAGCAGGGCTGGATCGCCACCCTGCCCGTCGGGGTGGATTCGCTGCGGATGCGCCGCATCCTCGACACCACCGCGTTGGCCGCGGCGTTCCCGCTCGCCTCAGCGGATCTCGCCGCCCCAGCCCCGGGCGTCGTCGCCGCACCCGACGGCGTGCTCTACGGGCTGAACACCACCAGCAACGGCGTGGTCCTGTGGAACCGGTGGGCGCAGGACAACCACAACTCGGTTGTGCTGGCCCGCTCGGGCGCGGGCAAGAGCTACTTCGTCAAACTGGAAGTCCTGCGCAACCTGTACCAGGGCACTGCGGTGTCGGTCATCGACCCGGAGGACGAGTACACCCCGCTCACCGAACACGTCGGCGGCACGGTCGTGCAGCTCGGCGCGCCGAGCGTGCGGGTCAACCCGCTCGACCTGCCCGCCGACGACCGACCCGACACGCTCACCCGGCGCGGCCTGTTCCTGCATACCCTGATTTCGGTCATGCTCGGCGCGACCCCGCCGCCGGCCGAACGAGCCGCCCTGGACCGGGCGATAACCGCCACCTACGCCCGCGCCGGGATCAATGCCGACCCGGGCACCTGGCGCAGGCCCGCCCCACTGCTGCGCGACCTCGCCGCGACGCTGGCCGACGACGACGACCCCGCCGCTGCCCAGCTCACCGCGCGGCTCGCCCCGTGGACGGTCGGGAACTTCTCCAGCCTCTTCGCCGGCCCGACCACCGCCGCCCCGGGCGCACATCTCGTGGTGTGGTCGCTGCGCCACCTGAGCGACGAGCTGCGCACGGTCGGCACACTGCTCGCCCTCGACGCGATCTGGTCGAGCATCGACGCTCCGACCACCAGCGCACGCCGGCGGCTCGTCGTGGTCGACGAAGCGTGGCTGCTGATGCGCGACGCCGAGGGCGCGAGGTTCTTGTTCCGCATGTCCAAGGCCGCTCGCAAACGCTTGGCCGGGCTGTGCGTGATCACCCAGGACGCCGCCGACGTCCTGTCGACCGATCTCGGCCTGGCCGTGGTCTCCAATGCCGCGACCCAGGTCCTGATGCGCCAATCCACCCAATCGATCGACGCGGTCACCGAGGCATTCGGCCTGACCGCCGGAGAAGCCCGAATGCTCCTCGCCGCGTCGCGCGGGGAGGGCCTGCTCGTCGCCGGGCGGTCGCGGATTCCGTTCCGCAGCGTCGGCTCGGCCACCGAACACCAGATCGCCGTGGATGCTCTGGAGTTCGAGTCAACTTTCCGAGATTCCGCGACGAACTCTGGAGGGGACGGTCCCTACAGAGGTTAG
- a CDS encoding replication-relaxation family protein encodes MTCPDTGGGCPAAKIDMSRLPTGCPLHQGVITMPFSRTASLLAIYPHITPRDRLLLQLLDDHQVLTTGQIHRMLFTARRTCQLRLNELAALDLIERFRFSRVGGGSQPWHWTLGHNGHRFQAAAHERPEPTPRASNQTVQRLSANPNLPHLVLANEFFVQLTGHARRHPDTRLDRWWSEQVTTKQFRTITADGHGLWTAGPVTMGFFLEADTGSEPLGRLVAKLDRYAKLIRRGGPQYPVLFWLGTEQREEHLHRQLPGQHTTVPVATSVHASAPAARVWLPRGATGRVDLAELPSDHGQPVADNPNYDDDGVFVL; translated from the coding sequence GTGACCTGCCCGGACACCGGCGGCGGCTGTCCCGCAGCCAAGATCGACATGTCCAGACTCCCTACAGGGTGTCCTCTCCACCAGGGGGTGATCACTATGCCGTTCTCGCGTACGGCCAGTCTGCTGGCCATCTATCCCCACATCACCCCTCGTGATCGTCTGCTTCTTCAGCTCCTGGACGACCACCAGGTTCTGACCACCGGCCAGATCCACCGGATGCTGTTCACCGCCCGACGGACCTGCCAGCTACGCCTCAACGAACTGGCCGCCCTGGATCTGATCGAGCGATTCCGGTTCTCGCGCGTCGGTGGCGGCAGCCAGCCCTGGCACTGGACGCTCGGCCACAACGGGCACCGCTTCCAGGCCGCCGCCCACGAACGGCCGGAGCCCACACCGAGGGCCAGCAACCAGACGGTGCAACGGCTGTCGGCGAACCCGAACCTGCCGCACCTCGTGCTGGCCAACGAATTCTTCGTCCAGCTCACAGGGCACGCCCGCCGGCACCCGGATACGCGGCTCGACCGGTGGTGGTCCGAGCAGGTCACCACCAAGCAGTTCCGGACCATCACCGCCGACGGGCACGGCCTCTGGACCGCCGGCCCCGTCACGATGGGCTTCTTCCTGGAAGCCGACACCGGCAGCGAGCCGCTCGGCCGCCTGGTCGCGAAACTCGACCGGTACGCCAAACTCATCCGCCGCGGCGGCCCGCAATACCCGGTGCTGTTCTGGCTGGGCACCGAGCAACGCGAAGAACATCTGCACCGGCAACTGCCCGGCCAGCACACCACCGTCCCGGTCGCGACCTCCGTACACGCCAGCGCGCCCGCCGCCCGCGTGTGGCTGCCGCGCGGCGCCACCGGCCGAGTCGATCTGGCCGAACTGCCGAGTGACCACGGCCAGCCGGTCGCGGACAACCCCAACTACGACGATGACGGCGTCTTCGTCCTCTGA
- a CDS encoding conjugal transfer protein TrbL family protein, whose product MTDWLMDGLVGWLAEKVVDLLGALVALLTSTVFMSPDVTVLPQVTSIADKSALVVNACFILAIIAVGIASMTGDSIQMRYSIKELIPRLVVGFVLSAFAMPLTAELISIANALTVSMTGVSAPTTETINFVQARLQEALSDDDNAVLMAIIGLLIVVLMFMLAVSWLFRVGVLLVLAGIASVALACYATPWTQGVADLWWRSLLGCLVTPTLQAVAFTAGIDLVLNPSANLPIVLGQPNSDVMNLLLVIVLLWVTIKIPSLMGKYVTQKGSNIGGIVLRAVFIQGIARRVPLLRGMR is encoded by the coding sequence ATGACCGACTGGCTGATGGACGGCCTGGTCGGCTGGCTCGCCGAGAAGGTCGTCGACCTTCTCGGCGCGCTGGTGGCCCTGCTGACCTCGACGGTGTTCATGTCACCGGACGTAACCGTTCTGCCGCAGGTCACGTCGATCGCCGACAAGAGCGCACTGGTGGTCAACGCCTGCTTCATCCTCGCCATCATCGCGGTCGGCATCGCCTCGATGACCGGCGACTCGATTCAGATGCGCTACAGCATCAAAGAACTGATTCCCCGATTGGTCGTCGGGTTCGTGCTGTCCGCGTTCGCGATGCCGCTGACCGCCGAGTTGATCAGCATCGCCAATGCGCTGACCGTGTCCATGACCGGCGTTTCCGCGCCGACGACGGAGACGATCAACTTCGTCCAAGCCCGCCTCCAGGAGGCGTTGTCCGACGACGACAACGCGGTGCTGATGGCCATTATCGGCCTGCTGATCGTCGTGCTGATGTTCATGCTCGCCGTCAGCTGGCTGTTCCGGGTCGGTGTGCTGCTCGTGCTAGCAGGAATCGCCTCCGTTGCGCTGGCCTGCTACGCGACCCCGTGGACGCAAGGAGTCGCCGACCTGTGGTGGCGGTCCCTGCTGGGCTGCTTGGTCACGCCTACCCTGCAAGCCGTTGCCTTCACAGCGGGCATCGATCTTGTTCTGAACCCGAGCGCGAACCTGCCGATCGTCCTCGGCCAGCCCAACTCGGACGTGATGAATCTGCTGCTGGTCATCGTGCTGCTGTGGGTCACGATCAAGATCCCATCACTGATGGGCAAGTACGTGACGCAAAAGGGATCGAACATCGGCGGGATTGTGCTGCGCGCGGTGTTCATCCAGGGCATCGCCCGCCGTGTGCCGCTGTTGCGAGGCATGCGATGA